In Saccharothrix syringae, the following are encoded in one genomic region:
- a CDS encoding DUF397 domain-containing protein produces the protein MTDSAPIYDDKAHVRGNLDLSTAEWIRNDEGAEEEEEHVEIAFVEHTDGVTYTAMRNSAHPEGPVLVFTPAEWEAFILGVKDGEFDEPWND, from the coding sequence ATGACCGACAGCGCGCCCATATACGACGACAAGGCCCACGTCCGGGGCAACCTCGACCTCTCGACCGCCGAGTGGATCCGCAACGACGAAGGCGCGGAAGAGGAAGAGGAGCACGTCGAGATCGCGTTCGTCGAGCACACCGACGGCGTCACCTACACCGCGATGCGCAACTCCGCGCACCCCGAGGGCCCCGTCCTCGTCTTCACCCCCGCCGAGTGGGAGGCGTTCATCCTCGGCGTGAAGGACGGCGAGTTCGACGAACCCTGGAACGACTGA
- the ilvC gene encoding ketol-acid reductoisomerase: MSVEIFYDDDADLSIIQGRKVAVIGYGSQGHAHALSLRDSGVDVRIGLREGSKSAAKAEEEGLRVLSNAEAAAEADVIMILAPDTAQRHIYAQDVAPNLKDGDALFFGHGFNIRYGLIEAPSNVDVAMVAPKGPGHLVRRQFVDGKGVPALIAVEQDATGNAQALALSYAKGIGGTRAGVIKTTFKEETETDLFGEQAVLCGGASALVQAGFEVLTEAGYAPEVAYFECLHELKLIVDLMYEGGIARMRYSISDTAEYGDLTRGPRVVTPAVKEEMRKILGEIQDGTFATEWVNEDDAGRGNYRKLQQEGEQHPIEEVGKKLRGLMSWVDRPITETA, translated from the coding sequence GTGAGCGTCGAGATCTTCTACGACGACGATGCCGACCTGAGCATCATCCAGGGGCGCAAGGTCGCGGTCATCGGCTACGGCAGCCAGGGGCACGCGCACGCGCTGAGCCTGCGCGACTCGGGCGTCGACGTGCGGATCGGCCTGCGCGAGGGCTCGAAGTCCGCGGCCAAGGCCGAGGAGGAGGGCCTGCGGGTCCTGAGCAACGCCGAGGCCGCCGCCGAGGCCGACGTGATCATGATCCTGGCGCCGGACACCGCGCAGCGGCACATCTACGCGCAGGACGTGGCGCCCAACCTGAAGGACGGCGACGCGCTGTTCTTCGGCCACGGCTTCAACATCCGCTACGGCCTGATCGAGGCGCCGTCCAACGTGGACGTGGCCATGGTCGCGCCCAAGGGCCCGGGCCACCTGGTGCGGCGGCAGTTCGTCGACGGCAAGGGCGTGCCCGCCCTGATCGCGGTCGAGCAGGACGCGACCGGCAACGCCCAGGCGCTCGCGCTGTCCTACGCCAAGGGCATCGGCGGCACCCGGGCGGGCGTCATCAAGACGACGTTCAAGGAGGAGACCGAGACCGACCTGTTCGGTGAGCAGGCGGTGCTCTGCGGTGGCGCGTCCGCGCTGGTGCAGGCCGGTTTCGAGGTGCTGACCGAGGCGGGCTACGCGCCCGAGGTGGCCTACTTCGAGTGCCTGCACGAGCTGAAGCTCATCGTGGACCTGATGTACGAGGGCGGCATCGCCCGCATGCGCTACTCGATCTCCGACACCGCCGAGTACGGCGACCTGACCCGCGGCCCGCGCGTGGTCACGCCCGCGGTGAAGGAGGAGATGCGCAAGATCCTGGGCGAGATCCAGGACGGCACGTTCGCCACCGAGTGGGTGAACGAGGACGACGCCGGCCGCGGCAACTACCGCAAGTTGCAGCAGGAGGGCGAGCAGCACCCGATCGAGGAGGTCGGCAAGAAGCTGCGCGGCCTCATGTCGTGGGTCGACCGCCCCATCACCGAAACGGCCTAA
- the ilvN gene encoding acetolactate synthase small subunit — protein sequence MTKHTLSVLVEDKPGVLARVAGLFSRRGFNIESLAVGRTEHPDISRMTIVVSVDELPLEQVTKQLNKLINVIKIVELEPAASVQRQLLLVKVRADATVRSQVLETVQLFRAKVVDVSPEAVTVEATGTSEKLDALLRMLEPYGLREIVQSGMVAIGRGARSITATAVR from the coding sequence ATGACGAAGCACACCCTGAGCGTTCTGGTCGAGGACAAGCCCGGCGTCCTCGCCCGCGTGGCGGGCCTGTTCTCGCGGCGCGGCTTCAACATCGAGTCGCTGGCCGTCGGCCGCACCGAGCACCCCGACATCTCCCGGATGACCATCGTGGTCTCGGTCGACGAGCTGCCGCTGGAGCAGGTCACCAAGCAGCTCAACAAGCTCATCAACGTCATCAAGATCGTCGAGCTGGAGCCGGCGGCCTCGGTGCAGCGGCAGCTCCTGCTCGTCAAGGTGCGCGCCGACGCCACGGTGCGCAGCCAGGTCCTGGAGACGGTGCAGCTGTTCCGCGCGAAGGTCGTCGACGTCTCGCCCGAGGCGGTCACCGTCGAAGCCACCGGCACGTCTGAAAAACTCGACGCGCTGCTGCGGATGCTGGAGCCGTACGGCCTCCGGGAGATCGTCCAGTCCGGCATGGTCGCCATCGGCCGTGGCGCCCGCTCCATCACCGCGACCGCGGTGCGCTAG
- a CDS encoding acetolactate synthase large subunit, which produces MTSATSRPAPGEPPSPRPGPRPKPAPPTGAPIRVTGAQSLVRSLEAVGCEVVFGIPGGTILPAYDPLLDSTKVRHVLVRHEQGAGHAATGYAQATGKVGVCMATSGPGATNLVTPLADANMDSVPVVAITGQQSRPLIGTDAFQEADICGITMPITKHNFLVTDAADIPRAVAEAFHLAATGRPGPVLVDIPKDVLQEMTSFSWPPELRLPGYRPTTRPHGKQVREAAKLIAAARRPVLYVGGGVIKAGASAELRELAESTGIPVVTTLMARGAFPDSHPQHLGMPGMHGTVAAVAAMQKADLLVALGARFDDRVTGQLSTFAPDAQVVHADIDPAEISKNRRADVPIVGDCKDIISELVEAVRAEQENAARVVDLTPWWDQLNSWRETFPLGYDWPEDGTLSPQYVIERIGALTPADTLFTAGVGQHQMWAAQFVKYESPRTWINSGGLGTMGFAVPAAMGAKAGVPDVQVWAIDGDGCFQMTNQELATCAIEGLPIKVAVINNGNLGMVRQWQTLFYGERYSNTDLGTHKHRIPDFKMLAEAMGCAGLRAESKEEVDAVIQQAMEINDRPVVIDFVVGKDAQVWPMVAAGTGNSEIMAARGIRPLFDEDDV; this is translated from the coding sequence ATGACCAGCGCAACCTCGCGACCGGCTCCCGGCGAGCCGCCGTCGCCCCGCCCTGGACCCCGGCCGAAACCGGCCCCGCCGACTGGCGCCCCGATCCGCGTGACCGGTGCCCAGTCGCTCGTCCGCTCCCTCGAAGCGGTGGGCTGCGAGGTGGTCTTCGGCATCCCCGGCGGCACCATCCTGCCTGCTTACGACCCCCTGCTGGACTCCACCAAGGTCCGCCACGTGCTGGTCCGCCACGAGCAGGGCGCCGGCCACGCGGCCACCGGCTACGCCCAGGCCACCGGCAAGGTCGGCGTGTGCATGGCCACCTCCGGCCCCGGCGCGACGAACCTGGTCACCCCGCTCGCGGACGCCAACATGGACTCCGTCCCGGTGGTCGCCATCACCGGGCAGCAGTCCCGCCCGCTGATCGGCACCGACGCGTTCCAGGAAGCCGACATCTGCGGCATCACCATGCCGATCACCAAGCACAACTTCCTGGTCACCGACGCCGCGGACATCCCGCGCGCGGTGGCCGAGGCGTTCCACCTGGCGGCCACCGGCCGGCCCGGCCCCGTCCTGGTGGACATCCCCAAGGACGTGCTCCAGGAGATGACCTCGTTCTCCTGGCCGCCGGAGCTGCGCCTGCCCGGCTACCGGCCGACGACCCGCCCGCACGGCAAGCAGGTGCGCGAGGCCGCGAAGCTGATCGCCGCGGCGCGCCGGCCCGTCCTCTACGTCGGCGGCGGCGTGATCAAGGCCGGGGCGTCCGCGGAGCTGCGCGAGCTGGCCGAGAGCACCGGCATCCCGGTGGTCACCACGCTGATGGCGCGCGGCGCGTTCCCCGACTCCCACCCCCAGCACCTGGGCATGCCCGGCATGCACGGCACGGTCGCCGCGGTCGCCGCGATGCAGAAGGCCGACCTGCTGGTGGCGCTGGGCGCCCGGTTCGACGACCGGGTCACCGGGCAGCTGTCCACGTTCGCGCCGGACGCGCAGGTCGTGCACGCCGACATCGACCCGGCCGAGATCTCCAAGAACCGCCGCGCGGACGTGCCGATCGTCGGCGACTGCAAGGACATCATCAGCGAGCTGGTCGAGGCCGTCCGCGCCGAGCAGGAGAACGCCGCGCGCGTGGTCGACCTCACCCCGTGGTGGGACCAGCTGAACTCGTGGCGCGAGACGTTCCCGCTGGGCTACGACTGGCCCGAGGACGGCACGCTGTCCCCGCAGTACGTGATCGAGCGGATCGGCGCGCTGACCCCGGCCGACACGCTGTTCACCGCGGGCGTCGGCCAGCACCAGATGTGGGCCGCGCAGTTCGTCAAGTACGAGTCGCCGCGCACCTGGATCAACTCCGGCGGCCTGGGCACGATGGGCTTCGCGGTGCCCGCCGCGATGGGCGCCAAGGCGGGCGTGCCCGACGTCCAGGTGTGGGCCATCGACGGCGACGGCTGCTTCCAGATGACCAACCAGGAGCTGGCCACCTGCGCCATCGAGGGCCTGCCGATCAAGGTCGCCGTGATCAACAACGGCAACCTGGGCATGGTCCGCCAGTGGCAGACCCTGTTCTACGGCGAGCGCTACTCCAACACCGACCTGGGCACGCACAAGCACCGCATCCCCGACTTCAAGATGCTGGCCGAGGCGATGGGCTGCGCCGGGCTGCGGGCCGAGTCGAAGGAGGAGGTCGACGCGGTCATCCAGCAGGCCATGGAGATCAACGACCGGCCGGTCGTCATCGACTTCGTGGTCGGCAAGGACGCCCAGGTGTGGCCCATGGTCGCGGCCGGCACCGGCAACAGCGAGATCATGGCCGCCCGCGGCATCCGCCCGCTGTTCGACGAAGACGATGTGTAG
- a CDS encoding PH domain-containing protein, with protein sequence MPRAVFRIPTPALLAAGLTAICVTPVAWAAPGLQALYLLPLGFAVWVVRNRTTVDGERLVARSTFGTRAVPWAEVKAIKVDPKGWLSAVLGDDSLVRLPAVRAGHLPTLAAVSGGRVPDPSAPAEEGAADAPDPDATPPPVESGE encoded by the coding sequence GTGCCGAGAGCCGTGTTCCGCATCCCCACTCCAGCCCTGCTCGCCGCCGGCCTGACCGCCATCTGCGTGACGCCCGTGGCGTGGGCCGCGCCCGGCCTGCAGGCCCTCTACCTGCTCCCCCTGGGGTTCGCGGTGTGGGTGGTGCGCAACCGGACCACGGTGGACGGTGAGCGGCTGGTGGCGCGGAGCACGTTCGGCACGCGCGCGGTGCCGTGGGCCGAGGTGAAGGCGATCAAGGTTGACCCGAAGGGGTGGTTGTCGGCGGTGCTCGGGGACGACTCCCTCGTCCGGCTGCCCGCCGTCCGGGCCGGTCACCTGCCGACGTTGGCGGCGGTCAGCGGCGGTCGGGTGCCCGACCCGAGCGCGCCCGCCGAGGAGGGCGCGGCCGACGCGCCTGACCCGGACGCAACGCCGCCGCCCGTAGAGTCCGGGGAGTGA
- a CDS encoding vitamin K epoxide reductase family protein translates to MSSNTTRAPGWVPLTSLVLSLAGLAVSTYLTVTHFRRGALLCAEGEVIDCGTVTTSEQSELLGIPVAVLGLAFFAFLVVATLPFAWRVEALHWARLAAAGVGVLFVVYLVAAEFLLIGKVCLWCTAVHVITLALAGVLVTGALRRSSL, encoded by the coding sequence GTGAGTTCGAACACCACCCGGGCACCGGGCTGGGTGCCGTTGACCAGCCTCGTGCTGTCCCTGGCCGGCCTGGCCGTCTCGACCTACCTCACCGTCACCCACTTCCGGCGCGGCGCGCTGCTGTGCGCCGAGGGCGAGGTGATCGACTGCGGCACCGTCACCACCAGCGAGCAGTCCGAGCTGCTGGGCATCCCGGTCGCGGTGCTGGGGCTGGCGTTCTTCGCGTTCCTCGTGGTGGCGACCCTGCCGTTCGCGTGGCGGGTCGAGGCGCTGCACTGGGCGCGGCTGGCCGCGGCCGGCGTGGGCGTGCTGTTCGTGGTCTACCTCGTCGCGGCCGAGTTCCTGCTGATCGGGAAGGTGTGCCTGTGGTGCACCGCCGTGCACGTCATCACACTGGCCCTCGCGGGCGTGCTGGTCACCGGCGCCCTGCGGCGGAGTAGCCTCTAA
- the ilvD gene encoding dihydroxy-acid dehydratase, with translation MPPLRSRTTTHGRNAAGARALWRATGMTDSDFGKPIVAIANSYTQFVPGHVHLRDLGDIVAEAVREAGGVPREFHTIAVDDGIAMGHGGMLYSLPSREIIADSVEYMVNAHQADAIVCISNCDKITPGMLNAAMRLNIPVVFVSGGPMEAGKAVVVDGVAVAPTDLITAIAASASPDVDEAGLAEVERSACPTCGSCSGMFTANSMNCLTEALGLALPGNGSTLATHAARRELFAEAGRTVVELCRRYYEQDDESVLPRSIANRAAFENAMALDMAMGGSTNTVLHILAAAQEGEVDFTLADIDALSRRVPCLSKVSPNSDYHMEDVHRAGGIPALLGELWRGGLLNEDVRTVHSPDLASWLSKWDVRAADPAPEAVELFHAAPGGVRTTKAFSTENRWSRLDTDAASGCIRDVEHAYTRDGGLAVLRGNLAERGAIIKAAGVDEDLWRFEGPARVVESQEEAVSVILTKQIQPGDVLVVRYEGPAGGPGMQEMLHPTAFLKGAGLGKKCALITDGRFSGGTSGLSIGHVSPEAAGGGVIGLVEDGDRILIDVHERRLELLVDDAVLAERRAKMDASERPWQPVDRVRPVTAALRAYARMATDASMGAVRDVNK, from the coding sequence GTGCCACCGCTCCGTTCCCGCACCACGACCCACGGCCGCAACGCCGCGGGTGCCCGCGCGCTGTGGCGCGCGACCGGCATGACCGACTCGGACTTCGGCAAGCCCATCGTGGCCATCGCCAACTCCTACACCCAGTTCGTGCCGGGTCACGTGCACCTGCGCGACCTCGGGGACATCGTGGCCGAGGCGGTGCGCGAGGCGGGCGGCGTGCCGCGCGAGTTCCACACCATCGCGGTCGACGACGGCATCGCCATGGGGCACGGCGGCATGCTCTACTCGCTGCCCTCTCGCGAGATCATCGCCGACTCGGTCGAGTACATGGTCAACGCGCACCAGGCCGACGCGATCGTGTGCATCTCCAACTGCGACAAGATCACCCCGGGCATGCTCAACGCCGCGATGCGGCTCAACATCCCGGTCGTGTTCGTCTCCGGCGGGCCGATGGAGGCGGGCAAGGCGGTCGTGGTGGACGGCGTGGCCGTCGCGCCGACCGACCTGATCACCGCGATCGCCGCGTCGGCCTCGCCGGACGTGGACGAGGCCGGCCTGGCCGAGGTGGAGCGGTCGGCGTGCCCGACCTGCGGTTCGTGCTCGGGCATGTTCACCGCGAACTCGATGAACTGCCTCACCGAGGCGCTGGGCCTGGCGCTGCCGGGCAACGGCTCGACGCTGGCCACGCACGCCGCCCGCCGGGAGCTGTTCGCCGAGGCCGGCCGCACCGTGGTGGAGCTGTGCCGGCGCTACTACGAGCAGGACGACGAGTCGGTGCTGCCGCGCTCGATCGCCAACCGCGCGGCGTTCGAGAACGCCATGGCGCTGGACATGGCGATGGGCGGCTCCACCAACACCGTGCTGCACATCCTCGCCGCCGCGCAGGAGGGCGAGGTCGACTTCACCCTGGCCGACATCGACGCGCTGAGCCGGCGGGTGCCGTGCCTGTCGAAGGTGTCGCCGAACTCGGACTACCACATGGAGGACGTCCACCGGGCCGGCGGCATCCCGGCCCTGCTGGGCGAGCTGTGGCGGGGCGGCCTGCTCAACGAGGACGTGCGCACCGTGCACAGCCCGGACCTGGCGTCGTGGCTGTCGAAGTGGGACGTCCGCGCCGCCGACCCGGCGCCCGAGGCGGTCGAGCTGTTCCACGCCGCGCCCGGCGGCGTGCGCACCACGAAGGCGTTCTCCACGGAGAACCGCTGGTCCAGGCTGGACACGGACGCGGCGTCCGGGTGCATCCGGGACGTCGAGCACGCCTACACCCGGGACGGCGGCCTGGCCGTGCTGCGCGGCAACCTGGCCGAGCGCGGCGCGATCATCAAGGCCGCGGGCGTCGACGAGGACCTGTGGCGGTTCGAGGGCCCGGCCCGCGTGGTCGAGTCCCAGGAGGAGGCCGTCTCGGTCATCCTCACGAAGCAGATCCAGCCGGGTGACGTGCTCGTGGTCCGCTACGAGGGCCCCGCGGGCGGGCCTGGCATGCAGGAGATGCTGCACCCGACCGCGTTCCTCAAGGGCGCCGGCCTGGGCAAGAAGTGCGCCCTGATCACCGACGGCCGGTTCTCCGGCGGCACGTCCGGCCTGTCCATCGGGCACGTCTCGCCGGAGGCGGCGGGCGGCGGCGTGATCGGCCTGGTCGAGGACGGCGACCGCATCCTGATCGACGTGCACGAGCGGCGGCTGGAGCTGCTGGTCGACGACGCCGTGCTGGCCGAGCGGCGGGCCAAGATGGACGCCTCGGAGCGGCCGTGGCAGCCGGTCGACCGGGTGCGGCCGGTGACCGCGGCGCTGCGCGCGTACGCCCGGATGGCCACCGACGCCTCCATGGGCGCGGTGCGCGACGTGAACAAGTAG
- a CDS encoding DoxX family protein, which translates to MATHDDRSGASGGYSDEGSYPAGGAHHFDDGTTRSYGRSAFDRDSQTFDTTGFTPVAEVGEPARYDDEDERRPFGWTGSADLGLFALRLALGGAFVVHGLQKVFGLLGGPGIDGFERYLQAAGFREARILAWVTGVTELAGGGLLVLGLFTPLAAAGVLGVMANVVALKYRGGFFAPEGVELEVAYGAMALGLLFAGPGRASLDYNRSWFRHPLMAGFLCLLLAAGATTATLYVFR; encoded by the coding sequence GTGGCTACTCACGACGACCGCTCCGGTGCTTCGGGCGGCTACTCCGACGAAGGGTCCTACCCGGCCGGGGGAGCGCACCACTTCGACGACGGCACCACCCGGTCGTACGGGCGGAGCGCCTTCGACCGGGACTCCCAGACCTTCGACACGACCGGGTTCACGCCGGTCGCGGAGGTCGGGGAGCCCGCGCGCTACGACGACGAGGACGAGCGCAGGCCGTTCGGGTGGACCGGCAGCGCCGACCTCGGGCTGTTCGCGCTGCGCCTGGCGCTGGGCGGCGCGTTCGTCGTGCACGGCCTCCAGAAGGTGTTCGGCCTGCTCGGCGGGCCTGGCATCGACGGGTTCGAGCGGTACCTCCAGGCGGCCGGGTTCCGGGAGGCGCGCATCCTGGCGTGGGTCACCGGGGTCACCGAGCTGGCCGGTGGCGGCCTGCTGGTCCTGGGCCTGTTCACGCCGCTGGCGGCGGCCGGGGTGCTGGGCGTGATGGCGAACGTCGTCGCGCTCAAGTACCGGGGCGGGTTCTTCGCGCCCGAGGGCGTGGAGCTGGAGGTGGCGTACGGGGCGATGGCGCTCGGGCTGCTGTTCGCCGGACCGGGCCGGGCGTCGCTGGACTACAACCGGAGCTGGTTCCGCCACCCGCTGATGGCGGGCTTCCTGTGCCTGCTGCTGGCGGCGGGCGCCACCACGGCGACGCTCTACGTGTTCCGCTGA
- a CDS encoding 2-hydroxyacid dehydrogenase, translated as MTLTVLVPDDLGVRVLSGVAGVRPVRYEPGAPLPAEAAHAEVLVPKFLHSTDPTEVFAQLPALKLVQLMSAGAERFVGVVPDGVLLSTCRGAHGGSTAEWAIGALLAIYRDFPVFERARQERRWDYHKTDTLQDKRVLVVGAGDLGEQFRRRLEPFGATATMVGRTARPGVHGVDELPDLLGGFDAVLVVVPLTAETTRMVDAKFLARMPDGAILVNAARGPVVDTDALVAELRSGRLRAALDVTDPEPLPADHPLWSVPGLFLTPHVAGTCTGNTERAYAVVAAEVARFARGEQPVNLVRGDY; from the coding sequence GTGACGCTTACCGTGCTGGTCCCCGACGACCTGGGGGTGCGCGTGCTGTCCGGGGTGGCGGGTGTCCGCCCCGTCCGCTACGAGCCGGGCGCGCCGCTGCCCGCCGAGGCCGCGCACGCCGAGGTCCTGGTGCCGAAGTTCCTGCACAGCACCGACCCGACCGAGGTGTTCGCCCAGCTGCCCGCGCTGAAGCTGGTGCAGCTGATGTCGGCGGGCGCGGAGCGGTTCGTCGGCGTGGTGCCCGACGGGGTGCTGCTGTCGACGTGCCGCGGCGCGCACGGCGGCAGCACGGCGGAGTGGGCGATCGGGGCGCTGCTGGCGATCTACCGGGACTTCCCGGTGTTCGAGCGGGCCAGGCAGGAGCGCCGCTGGGACTACCACAAGACCGACACGCTCCAGGACAAGCGGGTGCTCGTGGTCGGCGCGGGCGACCTGGGCGAGCAGTTCCGGCGGCGGCTGGAGCCGTTCGGCGCCACCGCGACCATGGTGGGCCGCACCGCGCGGCCGGGCGTGCACGGCGTGGACGAGCTGCCCGACCTGCTCGGCGGGTTCGACGCGGTGCTGGTGGTGGTGCCGCTGACCGCCGAGACCACCCGGATGGTGGACGCGAAGTTCCTGGCCCGGATGCCCGACGGCGCGATCCTGGTCAACGCCGCGCGCGGGCCCGTGGTGGACACCGACGCGCTGGTCGCGGAGCTGCGGTCGGGCCGGCTGCGGGCGGCGCTGGACGTCACCGACCCCGAGCCGCTGCCCGCGGACCACCCGCTGTGGTCGGTGCCGGGGCTGTTCCTGACCCCCCACGTGGCGGGCACCTGTACGGGGAACACCGAGCGCGCCTACGCGGTCGTGGCCGCCGAGGTGGCGCGGTTCGCCCGCGGTGAGCAGCCGGTCAACCTGGTCAGGGGAGATTACTAG
- a CDS encoding alpha/beta fold hydrolase, with translation MREHDVFSADGTRIRLWRTDTAGPDVLLCHGLGAAPGEWPACPSARVHGWYHRGTAASARPDDESRVTPADHVADALAVLDDGGVERCVVVGWSLGVTVAAELALRHPERVDGLMLVAGVPGDAFTGSAGPAFVPPALRRLLGVSGTTALRLAGPLLDGVLHRVPVPNLPNPAVAALRHFLRHDWRWYFTLALALARAPRLDLSGVTCPTTVLAGRYDPLARPDGVLGPVSALPQARVRLLPNTHFLPLEDPGVVVEELELLLDRAAAVHRAVHGVEVPLTPRSRPRA, from the coding sequence ATGCGGGAGCACGACGTCTTCTCCGCCGACGGCACGCGGATCAGGTTGTGGCGCACCGACACCGCGGGCCCCGACGTGCTGCTGTGCCACGGCCTCGGCGCCGCTCCCGGCGAGTGGCCGGCGTGCCCGTCGGCCCGCGTGCACGGCTGGTACCACCGCGGCACGGCCGCCTCGGCGCGCCCCGACGACGAGTCCCGGGTGACCCCGGCCGACCACGTCGCCGACGCGCTGGCCGTGCTCGACGACGGCGGGGTCGAGCGGTGCGTGGTGGTGGGGTGGTCGCTGGGCGTGACGGTCGCCGCCGAGCTGGCGCTGCGCCACCCCGAGCGGGTCGACGGGCTGATGCTGGTCGCGGGCGTGCCCGGCGACGCGTTCACCGGCTCGGCCGGCCCCGCCTTCGTGCCGCCCGCGCTGCGGCGCCTGCTGGGCGTGTCGGGGACGACCGCGCTGCGGCTGGCCGGGCCGCTGCTGGACGGCGTGCTGCACCGGGTGCCGGTGCCGAACCTGCCCAACCCGGCCGTGGCCGCGCTGCGGCACTTCCTGCGGCACGACTGGCGCTGGTACTTCACCCTGGCGCTGGCCCTGGCCCGCGCGCCCCGGCTGGACCTGAGCGGCGTGACGTGCCCCACCACCGTGCTGGCCGGGCGGTACGACCCGCTGGCGCGCCCGGACGGCGTGCTCGGCCCGGTCTCCGCGCTGCCGCAGGCCAGGGTGCGGCTGCTGCCGAACACGCACTTCCTGCCGCTGGAGGACCCCGGCGTGGTGGTCGAGGAGCTGGAGCTGCTGCTCGACCGGGCGGCCGCGGTGCACCGGGCGGTGCACGGCGTGGAGGTGCCGCTCACCCCGCGTTCACGACCGCGCGCCTAA